A window of the Budorcas taxicolor isolate Tak-1 chromosome 8, Takin1.1, whole genome shotgun sequence genome harbors these coding sequences:
- the LOC128052071 gene encoding stimulated by retinoic acid gene 6 protein-like, which produces MSRTRHLNGTCDSSVHMELFLHYSLIPSFFIILVLSFLQRREQHRERDDTYLLRNRFGMIIPLDFVGTFSNRWSYGVAFGATANKVMFLFSEGYQPLLVPQWAQAFVLLIGGIEVGLSHFPFFACLSSEFGLVSSVLGFSYSLVWFVVTTLYIIQCPHGQFVGNYETVMFYWPSLLCLAFLLGRFLHIFVKSLRVHLGWELQMEEKPFLEVHQAEHVKQLLRKCPLQERNKSWFQTRIYEWDPYFQFPSRMIGTIVLAFICLYLFIVIEFCVFVYVRDELDVFEGELESYITSMNQTGTQVLLQVKELINITKEVWVVTILPASLTCVSYLFHILACYRKHIKRLWAGDKHFLPLKFHNPSSSESVVAIARYSGWQIAYILWGYLIIHVMQSLCGLAIMYSLVLPIIHHQALEMLRGLGIGILTVSIVLGLMVLQVWIATSFFLQPKMGTDDKQKPLALNNRRAFHNFNYFLFFYNVLLGLGACLSRLFISCVLGTWLIARIDRTILQSGYERADMGFSAWIGMLYTDHYHTNPVLVSFCHILITGHRERRLQQTIKYWYLNQSAGPRLSARSRTRWLLLQTLINNPELVRLRKSRPGLGSQEFTQILLTCSES; this is translated from the exons ACCTCTGGACTTCGTGGGCACTTTCAGTAATCGATGGTCCTATGGAGTCGCCTTTGGGGCCACAGCCAATAAGGTCATGTTCTTGTTCTCAGAAGGTTACCAGCCCCTGCTGGTCCCGCAGTGGGCCCAAG CCTTTGTGCTTCTGATCGGCGGCATCGAAGTTGGCCTGTCCCACTTCCCCTTTTTCGCCTGCCTCTCATCGGAGTTCGGGCTGGTCAGCTCCGTCCTGGGCTTCAGCTACTCTCTTGTCTG GTTTGTGGTCACCACCCTTTACATCATACAGTGTCCCCATGGGCAG TTCGTGGGGAATTACGAGACTGTCATGTTCTACTGGCCCTCGTTGCTCTGCCTAGCCTTCCTGCTGGGCCGCTTCCTGCACATATTTGTCAAATCTCTGAGGGTCCACCTGGGCTGGGAGCTCCAGATG GAAGAAAAACCTTTCCTGGAAGTTCACCAGGCAGAGCACGTCAAGCAGCTCCTGAGGAAGTGCCCCCTTCA agaaagaaataagtcTTGGTTCCAAACCAGGATATATGAGTGGGACCCCTACTTTCAGTTCCCAAGCAGGATGATTGGAACCATTGTGTTGGCTTTCATCTGCCTGTACCTT TTCATTGTTATTGAGTTCTGCGTGTTCGTGTATGTGAGAGATGAGCTGGATGTGTTTGAAGGGGAATTGGAGAGCTACATCACCTCCATGAACCAGACAGGGACCCAAGTCCTCCTGCAGGTGAAAGAGCTGATTAACATCACCAAAG AAGTCTGGGTGGTGACCATTTTGCCTGCCTCCCTTACATGTGTGAGCTACCTGTTCCACATCTTGGCTTGTTACAG aaAGCACATCAAGAGGTTGTGGGCAGGGGATAAACACTTTCTTCCTCTGAAGTTTCATAATCCTTCCTCATCTGAGAGTGTG GTGGCCATTGCAAGGTACTCTGGCTGGCAGATAGCCTATATTCTGTGGG GATACCTCATCATTCATGTGATGCAGAGCCTGTGTGGCCTGGCAATCATGTACAGCCTGGTGCTTCCCATCATCCACCATCAGGCGCTGGAGATGCTCCGAGGACTAGGCATCGGGAT CCTCACCGTATCCATCGTCCTGGGTCTCATGGTCCTGCAGGTATGGATCGCCACCAGCTTCTTCCTGCAACCAAAGATGGGGACAGATGACAAGCAGAAGCCCTTGGCTCTCAACAACAG GAGAGCGTTCCACAACTTCAACTACTTTCTGTTCTTCTACAATGTGCTGCTGGGCCTGGGCGCCTGCCTCTCCAGGCTTTTCATCAGCTGTGTCCTGGGCACGTGGCTGATCGCCCGCATCGACAGGACCATCCTACAGAGTGGCTATGAGAGAGCAGACATGG GGTTCAGTGCATGGATTGGCATGCTCTACACAGATCATTATCACACCAACCCTGTGCTCGTCAGCTTTTGTCATATCCTGATCACCGGCCACAGGGAGAGGAGGCTACAGCAGACCATCAAATATTGGTACCTAAATCAGTCAGCAG GTCCCCGCCTCTCAGCAAGGTCCAGAACAAGGTGGCTCCTGCTGCAGACCCTGATCAACAACCCCGAACTGGTCAGACTCAGAAAATCCAGGCCAGGTCTTGGCTCCCAGGAGTTTACCCAGATTCTGTTGACGTGCTCAGAGAGCTGA